In a single window of the Subtercola sp. PAMC28395 genome:
- a CDS encoding NAD-dependent succinate-semialdehyde dehydrogenase: MSLSESALVASIPTSLFIAGEWVGADGGKTLTVSNPANGEALTTIADASAADGMRALDAAVDAADSWAATAPRVRGEILRRTFDLVQQRKHDFALLMTLEMGKPLAEALGEVAYGSEFLRWFSEEAVRISGRYSLNPEGTGHAIVSQRPVGPSFLITPWNFPLAMATRKIAPALAAGCTVVVKPAELTPLTTLFLASILEEAGLPKGVVNVITTSTSRDVSGPIIADPRLRKLSFTGSTEVGRTLMKQAADGILRTSMELGGNAPFIVFGDADLDKAVDGAMIAKFRNIGQACTAANRFIVHESVAEEFASRIAKRVGAFVVGPGTEDGVTIGPLVDRKAVASTKSLVDDAVSKGATVLTGGHQIEGAGSFYEPTVLSGVTSDARMLKEEIFGPVLGIVTFTTDEEAIRLANATEYGLVSYAFTQDLARGHRLIDQLDTGMMGLNTGVVSNASAPFGGVKQSGIGREGGLEGIHEYLETKYTLVPVS, encoded by the coding sequence GTGTCGTTGTCTGAGAGCGCCCTCGTAGCGAGCATCCCGACCAGCTTGTTCATCGCAGGCGAGTGGGTCGGAGCTGATGGCGGAAAGACCCTGACCGTCAGCAACCCCGCGAACGGCGAAGCCCTGACGACGATTGCCGATGCCTCGGCGGCCGACGGAATGCGGGCTCTCGACGCCGCGGTCGACGCCGCAGACAGCTGGGCCGCGACGGCGCCGCGTGTTCGTGGCGAGATCCTGCGCCGAACCTTCGACCTGGTGCAGCAGCGCAAGCACGACTTCGCGCTGCTCATGACGCTCGAAATGGGCAAACCTCTGGCAGAGGCCCTGGGCGAAGTCGCCTATGGCAGCGAATTCCTGCGGTGGTTCAGCGAAGAAGCGGTGCGCATCAGTGGGCGTTACTCGCTCAACCCTGAGGGCACAGGTCACGCGATCGTCTCCCAGCGCCCGGTGGGGCCGTCATTCCTGATCACGCCCTGGAACTTTCCGCTCGCCATGGCCACGCGCAAGATCGCACCGGCGCTGGCCGCTGGGTGCACAGTAGTCGTCAAGCCCGCTGAACTCACTCCACTTACGACGCTGTTCCTCGCGAGCATCCTCGAAGAAGCAGGCCTGCCCAAGGGTGTGGTCAACGTCATCACGACGAGCACCTCGCGCGATGTCTCAGGCCCGATCATCGCCGACCCGCGTCTGCGCAAGCTCAGCTTCACGGGCTCGACCGAAGTGGGCCGCACGCTCATGAAGCAGGCAGCCGACGGAATCCTGCGCACCTCGATGGAACTTGGTGGAAACGCCCCCTTCATCGTCTTCGGTGATGCCGACCTCGACAAGGCCGTCGACGGTGCCATGATTGCGAAATTCCGCAACATCGGCCAGGCGTGCACGGCGGCGAACCGGTTCATCGTGCACGAATCGGTCGCCGAGGAATTCGCGAGCCGCATCGCGAAGCGGGTCGGCGCGTTTGTTGTCGGCCCTGGCACAGAAGACGGCGTCACTATCGGCCCGCTCGTCGACCGCAAAGCGGTCGCGTCGACCAAGAGCCTTGTCGACGACGCGGTGAGCAAGGGCGCGACAGTACTCACCGGCGGCCACCAGATCGAAGGCGCTGGTTCGTTCTACGAGCCGACCGTGCTCTCGGGCGTGACCAGCGACGCCCGGATGCTGAAAGAGGAGATCTTCGGCCCGGTGCTCGGTATCGTGACCTTCACGACAGACGAAGAGGCAATCCGCCTGGCGAACGCCACGGAATACGGGCTCGTCAGCTACGCCTTCACCCAGGACCTGGCCCGGGGGCACCGCCTGATCGACCAGCTCGACACAGGAATGATGGGGCTGAATACCGGAGTGGTCTCCAACGCCTCGGCGCCGTTCGGCGGGGTCAAGCAATCGGGCATCGGCCGCGAGGGCGGGCTCGAGGGCATCCACGAGTACCTCGAGACGAAGTACACGCTGGTTCCGGTCAGCTGA
- a CDS encoding FdhF/YdeP family oxidoreductase: METGAASGSEEYPDLRVGHAEDVAVGLPAIFHSMEPAIRQLGLTRTAQLFTSINQKDGFDCMSCAWPDPDERKALEFCENGAKAVTWEATPVTIPSSFWAETPVSELLTKSEYWLGMQGRLVEPVYKAKGSDHYVPVSWEKAFALVAEKLNSLDSPDQAAFYTSGRTANETAFVYQLFVRAFGTNNLPDCSNMCHESTGTALGETIGIGKSTIAYDDFENTDLIIIMGQNPGTNHPRMLTALEDAKRNGAKIVSVNPLPEAGLMRYKNPQTVRGIAGRGTTLSDQFLQIRSGGDMALLQAVGKRVLDAERERPGTVLDHEFLSAHTLGLEELQAHLANLDESEVLEATGLSSAEIDELAGRYIAADRVIITWAMGLTQHKKAVETLREIINLLLLRGNIGKPGAGASPIRGHSNVQGDRTMGVWEQMSDTFLDALQKEFGFDPPREHGTDSLKAIESMQRGEIKFWFSMGGNLVAAISDTAAAEAAMHGTEMTVQVSTKLNRSHAVVGEEALILPTMGRTEVDLQATGPQFMSVEDSVCAVHATHGRVAPVAPSLLSEISIVTRLARATLGDTVPIDWAGFERDYDVIRDHIGRVVPGFENFNAQVRRKGGFVLPNGPRDSRTFATATGKAMITVNHLEPLERPEGRLILQTLRSHDQYNTTIYSLNDRYRGIKNGRDVIFVNPDDIAELGLTDGQRVDIFSEWKDDADRVLRNYRVVSYPTAKGCAAAYFPEANVLIPLASAADRSNTPVSKAIVVRLEPVAR, encoded by the coding sequence GTGGAGACGGGTGCTGCGTCGGGCTCGGAGGAGTACCCCGATCTGCGGGTCGGGCATGCAGAGGATGTCGCTGTCGGGCTTCCCGCCATCTTCCATTCGATGGAACCGGCCATCAGGCAGCTCGGGCTGACGCGCACTGCCCAGCTCTTCACGTCGATCAACCAGAAAGACGGCTTCGACTGCATGAGCTGCGCCTGGCCCGATCCCGACGAGCGCAAGGCGCTGGAGTTCTGCGAGAACGGTGCGAAAGCGGTCACATGGGAGGCGACCCCGGTGACGATTCCCTCATCGTTCTGGGCCGAGACACCGGTCAGCGAGCTCCTCACCAAGTCGGAGTACTGGCTCGGAATGCAGGGCCGACTCGTGGAACCGGTGTACAAGGCGAAAGGCTCAGACCACTATGTGCCGGTCAGCTGGGAGAAGGCTTTCGCCCTCGTGGCCGAGAAACTGAACTCCCTCGACTCGCCCGATCAGGCCGCCTTCTACACGAGCGGGCGAACGGCCAATGAGACGGCGTTCGTGTACCAACTCTTCGTTCGAGCGTTCGGCACGAACAATCTGCCCGACTGCTCGAACATGTGCCATGAATCGACGGGCACTGCTCTTGGCGAGACCATCGGTATCGGCAAGTCGACGATTGCCTATGACGACTTCGAGAACACCGATCTGATCATCATCATGGGTCAGAACCCGGGCACCAACCACCCGCGTATGCTCACCGCGCTCGAAGACGCGAAGCGGAACGGGGCGAAGATCGTCTCGGTGAATCCGCTGCCCGAAGCAGGGTTGATGCGCTACAAGAACCCCCAGACTGTGCGCGGCATTGCTGGTCGTGGTACGACGCTCTCCGACCAGTTCCTGCAGATCCGTTCCGGCGGCGACATGGCTCTGCTGCAGGCGGTCGGCAAGAGGGTGCTCGATGCCGAACGAGAGCGACCCGGCACGGTACTCGACCACGAGTTCTTGAGTGCCCACACACTCGGGCTCGAGGAGTTGCAGGCCCATCTGGCGAATCTCGACGAGTCGGAAGTACTCGAGGCGACCGGGCTGAGCAGCGCTGAGATCGACGAGCTTGCCGGACGCTACATCGCCGCCGATCGGGTGATCATCACCTGGGCCATGGGCCTCACCCAGCACAAGAAGGCCGTCGAGACGCTCCGCGAGATCATCAACCTGTTGCTGTTGCGCGGCAATATCGGCAAGCCCGGTGCAGGGGCGTCGCCCATCCGCGGTCACAGCAATGTTCAGGGCGACCGCACCATGGGCGTGTGGGAGCAGATGAGCGACACCTTCCTCGACGCCCTGCAGAAAGAGTTCGGCTTCGACCCGCCGCGCGAGCACGGCACCGACTCGCTGAAGGCGATCGAATCGATGCAACGCGGCGAGATCAAGTTCTGGTTCTCGATGGGTGGCAACCTCGTCGCCGCGATCTCCGATACGGCAGCGGCCGAAGCGGCGATGCACGGCACAGAGATGACGGTGCAGGTGTCGACCAAACTGAATCGCTCGCACGCGGTCGTGGGCGAGGAGGCGCTGATTCTCCCGACGATGGGTCGAACCGAGGTCGACCTGCAGGCGACCGGCCCGCAATTCATGTCGGTCGAAGACAGCGTGTGCGCCGTGCACGCAACGCATGGCCGGGTCGCGCCGGTCGCACCCAGCCTTCTCTCCGAGATCTCCATCGTCACCCGCCTGGCCCGTGCGACCCTCGGCGACACCGTGCCGATCGACTGGGCCGGATTCGAGCGCGACTACGACGTGATTCGCGACCACATCGGCCGTGTGGTTCCGGGCTTCGAGAATTTCAACGCCCAGGTGAGGCGCAAGGGCGGATTCGTTCTGCCCAACGGCCCCCGCGATTCCCGAACATTCGCCACCGCGACAGGCAAGGCAATGATCACCGTCAATCATCTTGAGCCGCTGGAGCGGCCGGAGGGGCGACTGATCCTGCAGACTCTCCGCTCTCACGACCAGTACAACACCACGATCTACAGCCTGAACGACCGGTACCGCGGCATCAAGAACGGTCGCGACGTCATCTTCGTGAATCCCGACGACATCGCCGAACTCGGTCTTACCGACGGCCAACGGGTCGACATCTTCAGCGAGTGGAAGGATGACGCCGACCGCGTTCTGCGCAACTACCGGGTCGTTTCGTACCCGACGGCGAAGGGATGCGCGGCGGCCTACTTCCCCGAAGCGAATGTGCTCATTCCGCTGGCGAGCGCGGCCGACAGGAGCAACACGCCCGTGTCGAAGGCGATCGTCGTGCGACTCGAGCCGGTCGCCCGGTAG
- a CDS encoding bifunctional 2-polyprenyl-6-hydroxyphenol methylase/3-demethylubiquinol 3-O-methyltransferase UbiG, translating into MHEHSESSHAETVAAQPNNPQEFWEGHYGQRDQIWSGNPNPLLVREAERLPAGRALDLGCGEGADAVWLATQGWQVTAVDVSSTALERGRAAAVRASVDELIDWQQHDLGESFPDAEFDLVSAQFLQSPIPLDRERILQKALDSLAPGGSLLIVGHAEFPPWSKMAHAGEPLPSAQEVLDSLHLDPRGWVTKLCSEEPRSVVGPDGNRVTLVDSVVMVTRATPSPA; encoded by the coding sequence ATGCACGAACACTCCGAAAGCAGCCACGCCGAGACGGTCGCCGCCCAGCCGAACAACCCCCAGGAATTCTGGGAGGGCCACTACGGCCAGCGCGACCAGATCTGGAGCGGCAACCCGAACCCGCTGCTGGTGCGCGAGGCCGAGCGACTCCCCGCGGGCCGGGCTCTGGATCTCGGGTGCGGCGAGGGCGCCGATGCCGTGTGGCTGGCAACGCAGGGCTGGCAGGTCACCGCAGTCGATGTCTCGTCGACCGCACTCGAGCGCGGCAGGGCGGCAGCTGTCCGGGCGAGCGTCGATGAGCTGATCGACTGGCAACAGCACGACCTGGGTGAATCCTTCCCTGACGCCGAATTCGATCTCGTGTCTGCCCAGTTCCTGCAGTCACCCATCCCGCTCGACCGCGAGCGCATCCTGCAGAAGGCTCTCGATTCACTCGCACCTGGCGGCAGTCTGCTCATCGTGGGGCACGCAGAGTTTCCGCCGTGGTCGAAGATGGCTCACGCCGGCGAACCTCTGCCCAGCGCCCAGGAGGTGCTCGACTCCCTGCACCTCGACCCGCGTGGCTGGGTCACGAAGCTCTGCTCTGAAGAGCCTCGCTCCGTCGTGGGCCCCGACGGGAACCGGGTCACCCTCGTTGACAGCGTTGTGATGGTGACCAGAGCGACACCTTCGCCCGCCTGA
- a CDS encoding molybdopterin molybdotransferase MoeA yields MPPADLTPAHALGGGAPGEVQPAMGRQIEVAHNATGRTAQRSSLPWAEAYAAAAGAAEALPAEQIELSEAAGRVLAADVTAQHDVPHYASSAMDGWAVAGSGPWNVADPLGGHLGDATVDGQLRPGRALPIVTGALVPEGADAVLRSENGEVRAGHLTLNTAGISAGDPHPGQHIRPRAQEAREGDLVIARGTVVNPAHIAVAALCALDTLLVVRQPRVAFVFTGDEVDERGTPKPGRVRDTFGPQLPSGFRMLGALPLGSRRCPDDLEATIAAVAEASAGANLLVTTGGTGGSPADHLRSALRTLKARILIDGVAMRPGSPTLLARLPSGTFVICLPGNPLAAMMGVLTVAVPLVAALSGDLSVSSAPRSSRAVAGAALAGKAETTLLLPGTLLDGVATPNPWTGSGMMRGLAEADGVLVVPSDGIEAGEPVRVLKLPWPQR; encoded by the coding sequence ATGCCTCCCGCTGACCTGACACCCGCTCATGCGCTCGGAGGCGGCGCTCCCGGCGAAGTGCAACCGGCCATGGGGCGACAGATCGAGGTGGCACACAACGCGACGGGTCGAACAGCACAGCGCAGCTCTCTTCCCTGGGCCGAGGCATATGCCGCCGCTGCGGGAGCGGCAGAGGCGTTGCCCGCCGAACAGATCGAGCTTTCCGAGGCCGCCGGTCGAGTGCTCGCTGCCGACGTGACAGCCCAACACGACGTACCGCATTACGCCTCCTCGGCGATGGACGGCTGGGCGGTCGCCGGTTCCGGCCCCTGGAATGTCGCGGACCCACTGGGCGGCCACCTGGGCGACGCAACGGTCGACGGGCAGCTGCGGCCGGGCCGTGCTCTCCCGATCGTCACCGGTGCACTCGTTCCCGAGGGAGCCGACGCCGTGCTCCGTTCCGAGAATGGGGAAGTGCGCGCGGGCCACCTCACCCTCAATACAGCGGGCATCTCCGCCGGCGACCCTCACCCCGGCCAGCACATCCGCCCGCGAGCCCAGGAGGCGCGCGAGGGAGACCTGGTGATCGCCCGAGGCACTGTGGTGAACCCGGCGCACATCGCCGTCGCGGCGCTCTGCGCCCTCGACACACTTCTTGTTGTGCGACAGCCCAGAGTCGCCTTCGTCTTCACCGGCGACGAGGTCGACGAACGTGGCACACCGAAGCCCGGTCGTGTGCGCGACACCTTCGGCCCACAGCTCCCCTCTGGCTTCCGGATGCTCGGGGCCCTCCCACTCGGCAGCCGCCGTTGCCCCGATGACCTCGAGGCGACCATCGCTGCCGTGGCCGAGGCCTCCGCCGGGGCCAATCTCCTCGTCACCACGGGGGGAACGGGCGGCTCACCCGCGGACCACCTGCGCTCAGCGCTTCGAACACTCAAGGCGCGCATCCTCATCGACGGGGTCGCCATGCGACCCGGCAGCCCCACTCTTCTCGCACGTCTGCCTAGCGGAACATTCGTCATCTGCTTGCCAGGCAACCCGCTCGCCGCGATGATGGGCGTGCTCACGGTGGCAGTGCCCCTCGTGGCCGCACTCAGCGGAGACCTCAGCGTGAGTTCCGCCCCGCGGAGCTCACGGGCGGTGGCGGGCGCTGCGCTGGCCGGCAAAGCAGAAACCACCCTGCTCCTGCCCGGCACCCTGCTCGACGGCGTCGCGACCCCGAACCCGTGGACCGGCTCAGGAATGATGCGCGGCCTCGCCGAGGCGGACGGAGTACTCGTCGTTCCGAGTGACGGCATCGAGGCGGGCGAACCGGTTCGGGTGTTGAAGCTCCCCTGGCCGCAGCGCTGA
- the fdhD gene encoding formate dehydrogenase accessory sulfurtransferase FdhD, with protein sequence MGRITARRRVTRITVGEPARQREDLLAVEEPLEIRVGGRALAITMRTPGHDFELAAGFLVSEGVVAAQGEYNGARYCAGTNDDGENTFNVLDVTLGVGVPAPDPSLERNFYTTSSCGLCGKASIDAVRTRSRFDIADDATRIAAELLVGFPERLREHQGVFDKTGGLHAAGLFDAETGELLVVREDVGRHNAVDKVIGWALTEGLLPLRRTVLMVSGRASFELAQKASMAGIPILAAVSAPSSLAVELAAELGMTVVGFLRAPSMVVYSSPERIVVSPGGDAEHSVRPESELTNAVAL encoded by the coding sequence ATGGGTCGAATCACTGCAAGGCGCCGCGTCACGAGAATAACCGTCGGAGAGCCGGCCCGTCAGCGGGAAGACTTGCTCGCGGTTGAGGAACCGCTGGAGATCAGGGTCGGGGGTAGAGCGCTCGCGATCACGATGCGCACGCCAGGTCACGACTTCGAGCTGGCCGCCGGCTTTTTGGTGTCTGAGGGTGTCGTTGCGGCGCAGGGCGAGTACAACGGCGCTCGGTATTGTGCTGGCACCAACGACGACGGGGAGAACACCTTCAACGTGCTCGACGTCACCCTCGGTGTGGGCGTCCCTGCGCCCGACCCGAGCCTCGAACGAAACTTCTACACCACAAGTTCGTGCGGGCTGTGCGGCAAGGCGAGCATCGACGCCGTGCGCACCCGGTCGCGCTTCGACATCGCCGACGACGCCACACGCATCGCCGCCGAACTGCTGGTCGGCTTTCCCGAGCGCCTGAGGGAACACCAGGGCGTGTTCGACAAGACAGGCGGACTGCACGCCGCCGGGCTCTTCGACGCCGAGACCGGTGAACTGCTCGTCGTGCGCGAAGATGTCGGCCGCCACAACGCCGTCGATAAGGTGATCGGCTGGGCGCTCACCGAAGGGCTCTTGCCGCTTCGCAGAACGGTGCTGATGGTGTCTGGTCGGGCGAGTTTCGAATTGGCGCAGAAGGCGTCGATGGCGGGCATCCCGATTCTGGCCGCCGTTTCGGCCCCCTCATCGCTCGCCGTCGAGCTGGCGGCGGAACTCGGGATGACCGTGGTGGGCTTTCTGCGAGCCCCGTCGATGGTCGTCTACTCTTCGCCCGAGCGGATCGTGGTGTCGCCGGGCGGAGATGCCGAGCACTCTGTTCGGCCGGAATCCGAACTGACGAACGCCGTGGCACTGTGA
- a CDS encoding AMP-binding protein, which yields MPESTATTRFREARNQLIELREDYHGAVEQFRWPELGERFNWGVDWFDEIARGNPREALIIVEEDGSSIRRTFDELATRSDQLGAWLKAHGIGKGDAVMLMLGNQVELWESMLAVMKIGAVILPTTTAYGSADLVDRVERGGVLHVIADGADAAKFDTVPGDYTRISVGPGPAGWLDFVEAFDTPAEPLPHPGTQPDDPLLLYFTSGTTQRPKLVEHTQVSYPVGHLSTMYWLGLRPGDVHLTVSSPGWAKHAWGCFFAPWIAEATIFISNYARFDPSRLLQTLRSEKVTSFCAPPTVWRMLIKSDLSAGPGSLREAISAGEPLNPEVIGQVRSSWGLTIRDGYGQTEMTAVVANTPGTALKDGSMGRPLPGCPIVLLDPLTGEPAEEGEICVDLSGAVAQGSQTASMRPTNLMTAYVNDPQRTAEAIHDGYFHTGDLASRDSDGYITYIGRTDDVFKASDYKISPFELESALVEHPAVLEAAIVPAPDDLRLSVPKAYVALAAGFEPSAETAQSILVFARERLAPFQRIRRVEFFELPKTISGKIRRVELREREEHIARGVVVAVEWRDDEFRGR from the coding sequence ATGCCCGAGTCCACCGCGACAACGAGGTTCCGGGAGGCCAGAAACCAGTTGATCGAGCTCCGCGAGGACTACCACGGCGCGGTCGAACAGTTCCGTTGGCCGGAGCTCGGTGAGCGCTTCAACTGGGGCGTCGACTGGTTTGACGAGATCGCCCGGGGCAACCCACGGGAGGCGCTCATCATCGTCGAGGAGGACGGATCGAGCATCCGGCGCACCTTCGACGAGCTCGCGACACGCTCCGATCAACTCGGCGCCTGGCTGAAGGCACACGGGATCGGCAAGGGCGACGCCGTCATGCTCATGCTGGGCAACCAGGTGGAGCTGTGGGAGAGCATGCTCGCAGTGATGAAGATCGGGGCCGTCATTCTGCCGACGACCACGGCATATGGTTCGGCAGACCTCGTCGACCGGGTGGAACGCGGTGGTGTGCTGCACGTCATCGCCGACGGTGCGGATGCCGCCAAGTTCGACACGGTACCGGGCGACTACACGCGGATCAGCGTCGGGCCGGGCCCTGCGGGCTGGCTCGATTTCGTAGAAGCATTCGACACTCCTGCCGAGCCGCTCCCACACCCTGGCACCCAGCCCGACGACCCGCTACTGCTCTACTTCACCTCAGGTACCACCCAGCGGCCGAAGCTGGTCGAGCACACCCAGGTCTCCTATCCGGTCGGGCATCTGAGCACGATGTACTGGCTGGGCCTTCGACCCGGCGATGTGCACCTCACCGTCAGTTCGCCCGGCTGGGCCAAGCACGCCTGGGGCTGCTTCTTCGCCCCGTGGATCGCCGAGGCGACCATCTTCATCTCCAACTACGCGCGATTCGACCCGTCGCGCCTGCTCCAGACCCTGAGGTCGGAGAAGGTGACCTCCTTCTGCGCGCCGCCGACGGTGTGGCGCATGCTGATCAAGAGTGACCTTTCGGCGGGCCCCGGTTCGCTGCGCGAGGCGATCTCGGCCGGTGAGCCGCTGAACCCGGAGGTCATCGGGCAGGTCCGCAGCAGCTGGGGACTCACCATCCGCGATGGTTACGGTCAGACCGAGATGACGGCAGTCGTTGCGAACACACCGGGGACGGCACTGAAAGACGGCTCGATGGGCCGCCCCCTGCCCGGCTGCCCCATCGTTCTGCTCGACCCGCTGACCGGGGAGCCTGCCGAGGAAGGGGAGATCTGCGTCGACCTCAGTGGCGCCGTGGCCCAGGGCAGCCAGACCGCCTCGATGCGCCCGACGAACCTGATGACCGCCTACGTCAACGACCCTCAACGCACGGCCGAAGCGATCCACGACGGCTACTTTCACACAGGCGACCTCGCGTCACGCGATTCCGACGGCTACATCACCTACATCGGGCGAACCGACGATGTCTTCAAGGCCTCGGACTACAAGATCAGCCCGTTCGAGCTCGAGAGTGCACTGGTCGAGCATCCTGCCGTTCTCGAAGCGGCGATCGTACCGGCACCGGATGATCTGCGCCTCTCTGTTCCGAAGGCATACGTAGCTCTCGCCGCCGGCTTCGAGCCCTCGGCCGAGACCGCACAGTCGATCCTGGTTTTCGCCCGCGAGCGGCTGGCCCCGTTCCAGAGGATCCGGCGGGTGGAGTTCTTCGAGCTGCCGAAGACGATCTCGGGCAAGATCCGCAGGGTCGAACTGCGCGAGCGCGAGGAGCACATCGCCCGGGGAGTCGTGGTCGCCGTCGAATGGCGCGATGACGAGTTCCGAGGTCGGTGA
- a CDS encoding DUF6457 domain-containing protein, with protein sequence MDFDCVVLAGGRSSRLNGYPKPSITVAGSSLLDRTLAAATDARQTVIVADPSTVPHVPGTLLVRENPPFSGPASALAAGLHALQQNTARPSEYTLVLACDMPGVGSAVQQLLRAAGGTCDATTEARNDGLIAIDGSGHPQHLLGLYRTAALISAITAAGGGPDASKGVAGLSMRSLLGPLTLKPVHLHDDSSDDIDTWADALRFRAQPGGPPRRSADPADHATDHAGTARSHVMSTPAVPSEGTDAGGTDVGGTDAGGTDAPKQADDQSAVLARWAQALCAELELGETPVDIDTILSLAGTAAHAVTRPAAPLTTYLVGFAAGRAAAQGTDVAEAFTGASDAARTLAESWAPPSDEPDASR encoded by the coding sequence ATGGACTTCGACTGCGTGGTGCTCGCCGGCGGCCGCTCGTCTAGGCTCAACGGCTACCCGAAGCCCTCGATCACCGTCGCAGGCAGCTCGTTGCTCGACCGCACGCTCGCCGCGGCAACGGATGCCCGGCAGACCGTCATCGTCGCAGATCCCTCCACCGTGCCTCACGTCCCCGGCACCCTCCTCGTGCGGGAGAACCCACCCTTCTCCGGCCCGGCGTCGGCCCTCGCAGCCGGATTACATGCCCTGCAGCAGAACACGGCACGTCCCAGCGAATACACGCTCGTACTGGCCTGCGACATGCCCGGAGTCGGGAGCGCGGTGCAGCAGCTTCTTCGGGCAGCGGGAGGAACATGCGACGCGACGACGGAGGCCAGGAATGACGGGCTGATTGCGATCGATGGCTCCGGGCATCCACAGCATCTACTCGGGCTGTACCGCACGGCCGCACTCATCTCTGCCATCACCGCGGCTGGAGGCGGGCCCGACGCATCGAAGGGCGTGGCGGGGCTCTCCATGCGCTCGCTCCTCGGGCCGCTCACGCTCAAGCCGGTGCATCTGCACGACGACTCGAGCGACGACATCGACACCTGGGCTGACGCACTGCGATTTCGGGCGCAACCAGGCGGCCCGCCCAGACGCAGCGCCGACCCAGCAGACCACGCAACAGACCACGCAGGAACAGCAAGGAGTCACGTCATGAGCACACCGGCCGTACCGTCAGAGGGCACTGACGCAGGAGGCACTGACGTAGGAGGCACTGACGCAGGTGGCACTGACGCCCCGAAGCAGGCAGATGACCAGTCCGCGGTGCTGGCGCGCTGGGCCCAGGCCCTCTGCGCCGAGCTGGAGCTGGGCGAAACGCCGGTCGACATCGACACGATCCTCTCGCTCGCGGGAACTGCAGCGCACGCCGTGACCCGCCCCGCCGCGCCACTCACGACGTACCTCGTGGGCTTCGCCGCTGGGCGCGCCGCGGCTCAGGGCACAGATGTTGCCGAGGCCTTCACCGGGGCGAGTGACGCGGCACGCACGCTCGCCGAAAGCTGGGCCCCACCGAGCGACGAGCCCGATGCCTCCCGCTGA